TTTAGAAAAGAGCTTTATATTTTCTAGTCGGATGTATGAGTTTTAATGACATCCAAAGCCATTGTAATGATTGATATATTAATGagcattttattttcttcttcctACAGCTTTCTGTGCAACCACACTAATCAGACATGTACCTCGGAACCTGCAATGAATTAGCAAGGATTCCAGTTTGAACAAAATGACTGAGTTGTCTTAAAATTGTATATATAACTTCTCAAGCATCCAAAGGTGACTCCTTAATTTTTGTCACATGTTATATGTGACGTAATGTGAAAGGGATGTTAAAATGGCTTCTAAAGTCTCCTGCTTGTATATTTTAACAGTTGTTTGTTGGGCCAGTGCCCTGTGGTACTTGAGTGCTACtcgcccctcatcctccttcgttGGGCACAGTTCATTTTCACGCATGATAGTCGAGAAAAAGAGTTTCAACTTTACTAACATTCGAACTCGGTCACTGAATCCGCATAACTACAATTATCTTATTAACGAGCCAAACAAATGTGAGCAAATTAACCCTTTCTTAGTCATTCTTGTAAGCACAACGCACAAAGAGTTTGATGCACGGCAGGCGATCAGGGAGACTTGGGGAGACGAGAACAACTTTAAAGGGCTCCAGCTGGTCACCCTGTTTCTGCTGGGGAGAAACACAGACCATGTTTTGAATGAAATGGTTGAGCAGGAGAGCCAGATTTTTCATGACATCATCGTGGAGGACTTCCTGGATTCCTATCACAACTTAACACTGAAAACTGTAATGGGCGTGAAGTGGGTAGCCAACTTCTGTTCAAAAGCCAAGTACGTAATGAAGACTGACAGCGATATATTTGTTAACATGGACAATTTGATCTATAAACTGCTCAAGCCGAACACAAAGCCCCGGAGGAGATATTTTACTGGATATGTCATCAATGGAGGGCCTATACGGGATGTTCGCAGCAAATGGTACATGTCCAGAGACTTGTACCCAGACAACAATTACCCACCATTCTGTTCAGGAACAGGGTACGTATTTTCCACAGATGTGGCTGAAGCTATTTACAAGACGTCTCTTCACACTAGGATGCTGCACCTCGAGGATGTCTATGTCGGGCTGTGTCTACGGAAACTTGGTATACATCCCTTTCAGAATAGTGGTTTCAATCACTGGAAGGTCTCATACAGTCTGTGCAGGTATCGTAGAGTAATCACTGTACACCAGATATCTCCCGAAGAAATGCAGAGGATCTGGAATGAGATGTCAAGCAAAAAACACCTGCGTTGCTAATTGT
This genomic stretch from Mobula hypostoma chromosome 6, sMobHyp1.1, whole genome shotgun sequence harbors:
- the b3galt1b gene encoding beta-1,3-galactosyltransferase 1; translation: MASKVSCLYILTVVCWASALWYLSATRPSSSFVGHSSFSRMIVEKKSFNFTNIRTRSLNPHNYNYLINEPNKCEQINPFLVILVSTTHKEFDARQAIRETWGDENNFKGLQLVTLFLLGRNTDHVLNEMVEQESQIFHDIIVEDFLDSYHNLTLKTVMGVKWVANFCSKAKYVMKTDSDIFVNMDNLIYKLLKPNTKPRRRYFTGYVINGGPIRDVRSKWYMSRDLYPDNNYPPFCSGTGYVFSTDVAEAIYKTSLHTRMLHLEDVYVGLCLRKLGIHPFQNSGFNHWKVSYSLCRYRRVITVHQISPEEMQRIWNEMSSKKHLRC